A single Desulfomonilaceae bacterium DNA region contains:
- a CDS encoding phosphoenolpyruvate carboxykinase (ATP), which translates to MSTTNVLNPQKVSSFLAIIRTVFCGNNVRKVGLSECYELARKQPGAIETCHPIFRAKEMGLPEDAKVLVVNDGAILGRTARARVMSTQMEENHAKYEAVLREAVYDMGSKPLIHTTVYMGLDPVFMIRSHFLTTERHAMNALNVCLNFQHETEEIKSIYAQSTPLGEETDVYMIADPDWRHPDYPVGLVIIDPAQNCVAVLGLRYFGEMKKNLLTFGWTIGVRQGMVACHAGIKEFHLQEKNTSMAVFGLSGSGKSSLTNSAFHEGAIDTEAGEKVIVIHDDAFNIDLINNKSIVLEPNLFDKTDGTLAYSEDINYWMSGMNQMVTEDTNGSKVIFPSDIRNRNGRAIKSREWLLNLADTGPVPDFVCYLMKDTTLPPVSFISDTRLAVAMGASLATMRTSAENVPESEMNRLVFEPFANPFRVYSLLLDCERFEALYRRGAIAVILNTNKFYCRDGKDVDIPKELSLPLVVHMVRGKMRMEDWPIFPGLTVPARHSLDFLDPDYDEKYRPSVDLNYYKLLQQRTQQRVDFLADLLKKNQIQQRFVDSVRKAIIHMDEIILEMEM; encoded by the coding sequence ATGTCGACTACAAATGTGCTCAATCCACAGAAAGTTAGTTCATTCCTGGCGATAATAAGGACAGTTTTTTGTGGGAACAACGTAAGGAAAGTTGGACTGAGCGAATGTTATGAATTAGCTCGGAAACAACCTGGCGCTATTGAAACCTGCCATCCCATTTTTAGGGCCAAAGAAATGGGCTTACCTGAAGACGCCAAAGTCCTGGTAGTAAATGATGGGGCGATACTCGGACGAACAGCGCGCGCTCGCGTAATGTCCACCCAAATGGAGGAAAACCATGCCAAATATGAGGCGGTGCTTCGGGAAGCCGTCTATGACATGGGGTCAAAGCCTCTTATTCATACTACAGTCTACATGGGGCTGGATCCTGTTTTCATGATCAGATCCCACTTTCTTACCACCGAACGCCACGCCATGAACGCATTAAATGTCTGTTTGAATTTCCAACACGAAACAGAAGAGATAAAATCGATTTATGCGCAATCTACTCCTTTGGGAGAGGAGACGGATGTCTACATGATAGCTGACCCGGACTGGCGTCATCCAGACTATCCTGTTGGACTGGTGATTATAGACCCCGCTCAAAATTGTGTGGCCGTGTTAGGTTTGAGATATTTTGGTGAGATGAAGAAAAATCTGCTCACATTCGGTTGGACGATAGGTGTTCGTCAGGGTATGGTCGCTTGTCACGCAGGGATCAAGGAGTTCCATCTTCAGGAAAAAAACACCTCAATGGCGGTGTTTGGACTGTCAGGTTCAGGAAAGTCGTCGCTTACAAACTCTGCATTTCACGAAGGGGCCATAGATACTGAAGCCGGAGAGAAGGTTATTGTCATACATGATGACGCATTCAACATTGACTTGATCAACAACAAGAGCATTGTGCTTGAACCAAACCTCTTCGATAAGACTGACGGAACCCTCGCGTACTCAGAGGATATAAACTATTGGATGTCGGGTATGAACCAGATGGTTACTGAGGACACCAACGGATCCAAGGTCATATTCCCCTCGGACATCAGGAACCGGAACGGCAGGGCTATCAAGAGTCGGGAATGGCTGCTCAATCTGGCGGACACGGGTCCAGTGCCTGATTTCGTCTGTTACCTGATGAAAGACACCACCTTGCCTCCAGTGAGCTTCATATCGGATACCAGATTAGCTGTGGCAATGGGGGCTTCTTTAGCTACTATGAGGACCTCCGCTGAAAATGTCCCTGAATCGGAAATGAACAGGCTTGTTTTTGAACCATTTGCGAATCCATTCAGAGTTTATTCATTGTTATTGGATTGTGAGCGTTTTGAGGCTCTTTATAGGAGAGGCGCAATAGCAGTTATTCTTAATACGAACAAGTTTTACTGTCGGGATGGTAAGGACGTTGATATCCCAAAGGAACTGAGTTTGCCTCTAGTGGTTCACATGGTCAGAGGAAAAATGCGGATGGAAGACTGGCCTATCTTTCCAGGCCTAACAGTTCCCGCTCGTCACAGTCTGGATTTTTTAGACCCTGACTATGATGAGAAATATAGACCATCCGTTGATCTCAATTACTACAAGCTGCTGCAGCAGAGGACTCAACAACGGGTAGATTTCCTGGCCGATTTATTGAAAAAGAATCAAATTCAGCAGAGGTTTGTGGACTCTGTGAGAAAAGCCATTATTCACATGGACGAGATAATACTGGAAATGGAGATGTGA
- a CDS encoding ElyC/SanA/YdcF family protein → MEVFLYFLKRIIAWPFFPIGLTLMPLLSGIALLLIGRTKVGTLLVSSASVIFVVFSLGWTGLSLVKPLEDRAGSHADPEKLRQIGVRNIVVLSKSRIVPALTPADRWFRTLPGIMEGIRLWSAIPEAKLILSGSALSSAEAMAELPTQLGIPKEALILETRAYNTADEARLIAPVLGSEPFALVSSAVHLPRAMFIFKAQGTNPISCPCDFITKGWPPIYLLLVPCVGGLNNSETALHEYYSLFFYWAKAVFLNLGGR, encoded by the coding sequence ATGGAAGTATTCCTCTACTTTTTAAAAAGGATAATAGCCTGGCCTTTCTTTCCGATTGGGTTAACTCTCATGCCTCTTCTTTCAGGCATAGCCTTGCTCCTTATCGGAAGAACAAAAGTCGGAACGTTATTGGTATCTTCGGCCAGCGTGATTTTTGTCGTGTTTTCTCTGGGGTGGACCGGCCTGTCTTTGGTCAAACCCTTGGAGGATCGGGCAGGCTCGCATGCGGATCCGGAAAAATTAAGGCAGATCGGAGTAAGAAACATAGTTGTCCTAAGCAAGTCGCGGATTGTTCCCGCTTTGACACCAGCGGACAGATGGTTCCGTACGTTGCCGGGAATAATGGAGGGCATCAGGTTATGGAGCGCAATACCCGAAGCGAAACTTATTCTATCGGGATCCGCTCTCAGTTCCGCTGAAGCCATGGCTGAGTTACCGACGCAACTTGGGATCCCTAAAGAAGCTTTGATTCTAGAAACCAGAGCTTATAATACCGCTGACGAGGCTAGGTTGATCGCTCCGGTTCTTGGATCGGAGCCGTTTGCGTTGGTTTCTTCTGCAGTGCACCTACCAAGAGCAATGTTTATCTTCAAAGCTCAAGGAACCAATCCCATATCATGCCCATGCGATTTTATAACTAAAGGCTGGCCACCAATATATCTGCTGCTTGTTCCATGCGTTGGAGGTCTGAACAATTCAGAAACAGCGTTACATGAATACTACAGTCTTTTTTTCTACTGGGCGAAAGCCGTCTTTCTAAATTTAGGTGGGCGCTAA
- a CDS encoding tautomerase family protein → MPHVIVKLHPGRTEDQKIRLAQAITRDVSLIAKCSENVVSVAIEEVTPDDWAKKVHEPDIMNNKAKLYKKPGNMA, encoded by the coding sequence ATGCCGCACGTAATAGTTAAACTTCATCCGGGTAGGACGGAGGATCAGAAAATTCGCCTCGCCCAAGCAATAACCAGGGATGTTTCTTTAATAGCGAAATGCTCCGAAAACGTTGTGTCCGTAGCCATAGAAGAGGTAACCCCGGACGACTGGGCCAAGAAAGTTCATGAGCCTGACATCATGAACAATAAAGCGAAACTTTATAAAAAACCGGGGAATATGGCCTAG
- the astB gene encoding N-succinylarginine dihydrolase yields the protein MNFKQPPHPAHLAEEAFEVNFDGIPGPTHNFGGLAYGNIRSMANRLSVSNPRAALFQCLTKMKLVHSLGLLQALLPLHPRPAFEALRRLGYSGSETQILEKVSKENINLLARCYSSSGMWTANAATVSPCADTGDGRTHFTPANLINLFHRYIEPSFTGAILRRIFHDESKFNHHMPLPGSWDYADEGAANHSRFCSSYGAAGIEFFVYGRDDSEEGDSRPAVFPARQTLEASVAIARLHGIEPEKTVFARQNPDAIDAGVFHNDVISVGNKNVFLFHSDAFCNSDSVTAELKRKFSEHCGGNLILVEVSSKRLSLAEAVDSYLFNSQLVSEPEGGAVLVAPSECGEKKRVYELLEEIVSDENPIKKVLFVDVDQSMKNGGGPACLRLRVVLTNEELAVINPGIFFSQQLHEELILWGERHYRDHLSPKDLADPNLLYESRCALDELSGILDLGSIYDFQRP from the coding sequence GTGAACTTTAAACAACCTCCTCATCCAGCGCATTTAGCTGAAGAGGCCTTTGAGGTGAATTTCGACGGTATTCCAGGTCCTACTCACAACTTTGGTGGGTTGGCGTACGGAAACATCAGGTCTATGGCTAACAGGTTGTCTGTTTCGAATCCTAGAGCCGCCCTGTTTCAATGTCTGACAAAAATGAAATTAGTTCATTCACTGGGCTTGCTACAGGCTTTGTTGCCATTGCACCCGCGCCCGGCTTTTGAAGCGCTGCGTCGTTTGGGCTACTCAGGATCTGAGACTCAAATCCTGGAAAAGGTCTCCAAAGAAAACATCAATCTGCTGGCTAGGTGTTACAGTTCCTCAGGTATGTGGACGGCCAACGCCGCTACTGTTTCACCTTGCGCTGACACCGGCGATGGTCGGACACATTTCACACCAGCCAATCTTATCAACCTGTTTCACCGCTACATTGAGCCTTCTTTCACTGGCGCCATCCTGCGGCGCATTTTTCACGATGAATCCAAATTCAACCATCACATGCCTTTACCTGGAAGTTGGGACTACGCAGATGAAGGAGCAGCCAACCACAGCCGCTTCTGTTCATCTTACGGCGCTGCTGGAATTGAATTTTTCGTGTATGGAAGGGACGATTCGGAGGAAGGCGATTCACGCCCTGCGGTCTTTCCTGCAAGACAAACACTTGAAGCGTCCGTGGCGATAGCCAGACTCCATGGGATCGAACCTGAAAAAACGGTTTTTGCCAGACAAAATCCCGATGCCATCGATGCCGGGGTTTTTCACAATGATGTCATTTCCGTTGGAAACAAAAATGTGTTTTTATTCCACTCGGACGCTTTCTGCAATTCTGACTCTGTTACGGCGGAACTCAAGAGGAAGTTCAGTGAGCATTGTGGGGGTAATCTCATTCTAGTGGAAGTCAGTTCTAAACGATTGTCTTTAGCCGAAGCTGTTGATTCCTACTTGTTCAATAGCCAACTCGTGTCCGAACCCGAGGGGGGGGCAGTATTGGTGGCTCCCTCAGAATGTGGCGAGAAAAAGAGAGTATATGAACTTCTAGAAGAAATAGTCTCAGATGAAAATCCAATCAAAAAAGTGTTATTTGTGGATGTGGATCAAAGTATGAAAAACGGAGGTGGACCGGCTTGTCTGAGATTAAGGGTAGTTTTGACCAACGAAGAACTAGCCGTCATAAATCCAGGAATTTTCTTTTCTCAGCAACTTCATGAGGAACTCATATTATGGGGGGAGCGTCATTATCGTGACCATCTCTCTCCCAAAGATCTTGCTGATCCTAATCTGCTTTATGAAAGTAGATGCGCATTAGACGAGCTATCTGGAATCCTCGATCTCGGATCGATTTATGATTTTCAGAGGCCATAA
- the astD gene encoding succinylglutamate-semialdehyde dehydrogenase, with translation MRERSHFINSAWIEGSGIALSSINPTTGGTNWEGRCATASEVDAAVNAAKTAFPEWSNQSLSYRASYVYAFRDRLSESAEQISELISMETGKPKWESQSEVQSMIGKIAISIEAYENRRHRLEEIVTGATVVTRFRPHGVIAVFGPFNLPGHLPNGHIVPALIAGDTIVFKPSSQTPMVAEAMIQLWESTGIPRGAINLIQGNSDTGKALARNPGLDGLFLTGSESTGKAIHKAFGDFPEKILALEMGGNNPLVAHEVSNLNAAAYFTILSAYITAGQRCSCARRLIVVDGKNSADFVERLIDMVAKIKVGPYTDSPEPFMGPVISIESARKLLNAQQDLVDQGGRILLPMRPQGKAANMLTPGLIDVTPVQERKDQELFGPILQLIRVRDFESALEEANNTRYGLAAGLLSDDPDLYDTFRSRVKAGVINWNRQTTGASSRMPFGGVGASGNHRPGAYFTADHCSYPVASIEVQRLSIPNDFFPGIEL, from the coding sequence ATGCGAGAAAGAAGTCATTTCATCAATAGCGCTTGGATAGAAGGCAGCGGGATAGCCCTGAGCAGTATTAATCCTACTACAGGAGGAACCAACTGGGAAGGCCGTTGCGCTACCGCGTCAGAAGTGGATGCGGCCGTTAACGCAGCCAAGACAGCTTTTCCAGAATGGTCCAACCAGTCACTAAGCTATCGCGCAAGCTATGTTTACGCGTTTCGGGACAGGCTCTCAGAGAGCGCTGAGCAAATATCTGAATTGATATCAATGGAAACTGGAAAACCCAAATGGGAATCGCAGTCCGAAGTTCAGTCAATGATTGGTAAAATAGCCATTTCCATTGAGGCTTACGAGAACCGGCGCCACAGACTCGAAGAGATTGTTACAGGGGCTACCGTTGTTACCCGTTTTCGGCCCCACGGAGTTATAGCTGTTTTCGGACCTTTCAACTTGCCTGGACATCTTCCTAACGGCCATATAGTACCAGCCCTTATAGCCGGCGACACCATCGTTTTCAAGCCCAGCAGCCAGACCCCTATGGTTGCGGAGGCCATGATTCAATTGTGGGAGAGTACCGGAATACCACGTGGCGCCATCAACCTAATCCAGGGAAACTCCGACACGGGGAAAGCGCTCGCAAGGAATCCAGGATTGGATGGACTCTTTCTTACTGGAAGCGAGTCCACGGGAAAAGCCATTCATAAGGCTTTTGGAGATTTTCCGGAAAAGATACTTGCTCTGGAAATGGGTGGGAATAATCCTCTTGTAGCGCATGAAGTGTCGAACTTGAACGCCGCTGCCTATTTCACCATACTGTCGGCTTATATCACCGCCGGTCAGCGATGTTCGTGCGCGAGACGACTCATTGTTGTAGACGGTAAGAATAGCGCTGACTTTGTCGAGCGTTTAATTGACATGGTCGCCAAGATAAAGGTAGGGCCCTACACTGATTCCCCAGAGCCGTTCATGGGGCCCGTCATTTCAATTGAGTCAGCTAGAAAACTTCTAAACGCCCAACAGGATCTAGTTGACCAAGGAGGACGAATTCTTCTCCCAATGCGACCACAAGGAAAAGCAGCCAATATGTTGACTCCGGGACTAATTGATGTAACCCCGGTCCAGGAAAGAAAAGATCAGGAATTGTTCGGACCGATCCTGCAACTCATACGCGTTCGTGACTTTGAGTCAGCGTTAGAAGAGGCGAACAATACCCGTTACGGTCTCGCCGCCGGCCTCTTGAGTGATGACCCAGATTTGTACGACACGTTTCGTAGCCGTGTGAAGGCTGGAGTCATAAACTGGAACAGACAGACGACAGGGGCCAGTTCGAGAATGCCTTTTGGTGGTGTGGGCGCCAGCGGAAACCACCGCCCAGGGGCCTATTTCACTGCGGATCACTGCTCCTATCCTGTGGCGTCTATCGAAGTTCAAAGGCTATCCATACCAAATGATTTTTTTCCTGGTATTGAGCTGTGA
- a CDS encoding arginine N-succinyltransferase, with protein MVIVRPVVESDLDDLVELAGMTRYGLTSLPKDRDLLEQRIQDSCRNFRFEARRPHGELYIFVMEDLSSSKVVGTALINSKVGGFEPFYAFKIKSCTHKSEHLKICNKLPLLLLVREHSGPSEIGGLFLAPAYRKHGQGRLMSLFRFLYMAERSDQFEPLILAEMRGIVDENGCSPFWEALGRHFFDMNYPKADYMSLSDKSFISELMPRTPIYICLLSKEAQKVIGDVHENTKPALKMLQDEGFRPNGMVDIFDAGPIVVCRLDEVKIVRDRRKSTLVAITSQAIESPVFIIAKMAPEFRACMGKVGTDSSGGVSLEATTAAALGLNIGDTVSFGPLRPVLQA; from the coding sequence ATGGTAATTGTTCGTCCCGTCGTAGAGTCAGATCTGGATGATCTGGTTGAGTTGGCCGGAATGACCAGATACGGCCTTACTTCCTTGCCTAAAGATCGGGACCTGCTTGAACAGAGAATTCAGGATTCCTGTAGAAACTTCAGGTTTGAAGCGAGGAGACCCCACGGAGAGCTGTATATCTTCGTTATGGAAGACCTCAGTTCCTCCAAGGTAGTGGGAACGGCTCTAATAAATTCAAAGGTTGGGGGGTTTGAACCATTTTACGCTTTTAAAATCAAGTCATGCACACATAAGTCCGAACATTTAAAAATCTGCAACAAGCTCCCTTTACTTCTCTTGGTCAGGGAGCATAGCGGCCCTTCGGAAATAGGGGGTCTATTCCTTGCCCCGGCTTATAGAAAACACGGACAAGGGAGGCTGATGTCACTGTTCCGGTTTTTATATATGGCCGAGCGTTCCGATCAATTTGAGCCCCTAATTCTGGCGGAAATGAGAGGGATTGTAGACGAGAATGGGTGTTCTCCATTCTGGGAAGCTCTGGGTAGACATTTCTTCGACATGAACTACCCTAAAGCTGATTACATGAGCCTAAGCGACAAGAGCTTCATATCTGAATTGATGCCACGGACGCCTATTTACATCTGCCTACTTTCCAAGGAAGCCCAAAAGGTCATAGGAGACGTGCACGAGAACACTAAACCTGCGCTAAAAATGCTTCAAGATGAAGGTTTCAGACCTAACGGAATGGTGGACATATTTGACGCCGGACCAATCGTGGTTTGTCGTCTTGACGAGGTTAAAATTGTCAGGGATAGGCGTAAATCTACCCTTGTTGCGATTACTTCACAAGCAATTGAATCGCCTGTTTTTATAATAGCGAAGATGGCTCCGGAATTTAGGGCTTGCATGGGAAAAGTTGGGACAGACTCGAGTGGAGGAGTGTCTTTAGAAGCCACTACAGCCGCAGCTTTGGGTCTTAATATCGGAGACACCGTGAGTTTCGGTCCTTTGCGGCCGGTTTTACAGGCGTAA
- a CDS encoding hydrolase: MNTGSCCQYLDSVHHNLDELTETIVAWAEMNTGSLNIGGLGNFVGILEDSFLGLSGKIETILLQPQIRLRPEGRISLTLGKAFSVRKKLDAPIRALLTIHYDTVYGVEHPFQKCRVIDHNTIVGPGVADAKGGLLVLLRALELFEASPWSDHLGWEVLITPDEEIGSTGSAPLLLNRAGRNHFALVFEPALPDGSLVLLRNGSSVYSARLTGRSAHAGREPERGRNAIHAMAGFIMNMKEQFENRPGIILNVGEISGGGPVNIVPDLAYSRFNVRTHSEEDGRFVDETLRRLAADLNGREGFKLELSVDYSRPPKMSDRKSLVFFEHVANCGREIGVDIKWGHSGGASDANIIAQAGIPVLDGLGVRGGSLHSPEEYIQLDSLVERIRLTALLLMKFASGNIPFDRNIC; encoded by the coding sequence GTGAACACTGGTTCTTGTTGCCAATACCTCGACAGCGTCCATCATAACTTGGACGAATTAACCGAAACGATTGTCGCATGGGCTGAGATGAATACTGGAAGTCTCAATATAGGGGGATTGGGAAATTTCGTGGGTATTCTTGAAGACAGCTTCCTTGGGCTCTCGGGAAAAATTGAAACAATTCTCCTGCAACCCCAGATACGCCTCCGTCCGGAAGGCAGAATCAGTCTTACGTTGGGAAAGGCTTTTTCTGTCAGGAAGAAGTTGGACGCTCCAATCAGGGCCCTACTGACGATACATTATGACACCGTTTATGGAGTAGAGCACCCTTTTCAGAAATGTCGCGTTATCGATCATAACACTATCGTAGGCCCCGGTGTAGCGGACGCCAAGGGTGGCTTATTAGTATTGCTTAGAGCCCTTGAATTATTCGAGGCCAGCCCGTGGTCTGATCATCTTGGTTGGGAAGTCCTGATAACTCCCGACGAGGAAATTGGTTCCACCGGTTCAGCGCCTCTTCTTCTCAATAGGGCAGGAAGGAATCATTTTGCGTTGGTCTTTGAACCCGCTTTGCCGGACGGGTCTCTAGTGTTATTAAGAAATGGCTCCAGCGTCTACTCGGCAAGGCTTACAGGACGGTCCGCTCACGCCGGTAGGGAACCGGAACGAGGGCGAAACGCCATCCACGCAATGGCGGGCTTCATCATGAATATGAAAGAACAGTTTGAAAACCGTCCGGGAATAATTCTTAACGTAGGCGAAATCTCAGGGGGTGGCCCAGTCAATATAGTGCCGGACCTTGCATACAGTAGATTTAACGTCCGAACCCACTCTGAAGAAGACGGACGGTTCGTCGACGAAACCCTGAGGCGGCTGGCCGCCGATCTTAATGGGCGAGAAGGCTTCAAACTGGAACTTAGCGTGGATTATTCCAGGCCTCCGAAAATGTCGGACCGCAAAAGCCTGGTTTTTTTCGAGCATGTGGCGAACTGCGGACGAGAGATAGGGGTCGATATAAAATGGGGGCACAGCGGTGGCGCTAGTGACGCCAACATCATTGCCCAAGCAGGGATACCTGTCCTAGATGGGCTTGGCGTACGAGGGGGCAGTCTTCATAGTCCGGAAGAATACATTCAGCTTGACAGTCTAGTTGAACGGATCAGACTCACTGCGTTGCTGCTGATGAAGTTCGCGTCTGGAAACATTCCGTTCGATAGAAACATCTGCTGA